In Candidatus Peribacteraceae bacterium, the genomic stretch AGGCGGGCGTGGAAATGCCTGTTGATGACCTCCAGGAGATCCTTGTTGCGCGATTCTTTGACGTCCTCCGTCAGTTGGTCCTCCATCGTGGATGCCGGTGTGTTTTGCCGCTGGGAGTAGCGAAAGACAAATGCGTTGTCGAAACCGACCTCATCGCAGAGCTCGCGCGTGGCGGCATAGTCTTCATCGGTCTCGCCGGGGAACCCGACAATGATGTCGGTCGTGATCGCGATCCCCGGGCGGGTCGTGCGCAGCTGGTCCACCAGCTTGTGGAAAGCATCGGCCGTATAGCCGCGCCG encodes the following:
- a CDS encoding TRAM domain-containing protein, with the translated sequence RRGYTADAFHKLVDQLRTTRPGIAITTDIIVGFPGETDEDYAATRELCDEVGFDNAFVFRYSQRQNTPASTMEDQLTEDVKESRNKDLLEVINRHFHARLDALIGTEVEILCEGTSRNNPERLSGRTRTNKIVVFEGAPRHVGQIFPVRIVRTSTSTLYGDPAVLG